The Ruania alba genome has a window encoding:
- a CDS encoding DUF4870 domain-containing protein, whose translation MLADECLKPGHFPAHSGMLPEGSYLIGVHEPILALRRSDQAAIRTPRRNYDPAALPQQARGDDRTIAILAHLSPIIAMIVSIGFVSIAGPLLVWLIWRDRGRWCATPRQLVQLPPHRLGAMVVAGSWSSP comes from the coding sequence ATGCTGGCCGATGAATGCCTCAAGCCAGGCCACTTTCCCGCGCACTCTGGCATGCTTCCAGAAGGCAGCTACCTCATCGGAGTCCATGAGCCCATTCTCGCACTCCGGCGTTCGGACCAGGCTGCGATCCGCACACCTCGGAGGAACTATGACCCAGCAGCCCTACCTCAGCAGGCGCGCGGCGACGACCGAACCATCGCGATCCTGGCGCATCTCTCCCCCATCATCGCGATGATCGTCAGCATCGGGTTCGTCTCGATCGCCGGCCCGTTGCTCGTCTGGCTGATCTGGCGCGACCGGGGCCGCTGGTGCGCAACGCCGCGCCAGCTCGTTCAACTTCCACCTCACCGTCTGGGTGCGATGGTGGTCGCTGGATCATGGTCTTCACCGTGA
- a CDS encoding NAD(P)-binding domain-containing protein has translation KVAVVGYGSQGHAHSLNLRDSGVDVRVGLREGSASRKKAEDEGLRVLTVAEAVKEADVVVVLAPDQVQRHVYTDEIAPNLADGATLVFGHGFNIRFGYIKPKESVDVIMWPEGTGHLVRREYADGRGVPVIVAVEQDASGSAWRWPSPTPRDRRTARWRDQDHLHRGDRDRPVR, from the coding sequence GAAGGTCGCCGTCGTCGGCTACGGCAGCCAGGGGCACGCCCACTCGCTGAACCTGCGGGACTCCGGTGTGGACGTGCGCGTGGGTCTGCGCGAGGGGTCTGCCTCGCGGAAGAAGGCTGAGGACGAGGGCCTGCGCGTGCTCACCGTGGCCGAGGCCGTCAAGGAGGCGGACGTCGTCGTGGTGCTGGCACCGGACCAGGTGCAGCGGCACGTGTACACCGACGAGATCGCCCCGAACCTCGCCGACGGCGCCACGCTGGTGTTCGGTCACGGGTTCAACATCCGCTTCGGCTACATCAAGCCGAAGGAGTCGGTGGACGTGATCATGTGGCCCGAAGGGACCGGGCACCTGGTGCGTCGCGAGTACGCCGACGGTCGTGGCGTGCCGGTGATCGTGGCGGTCGAGCAGGATGCGTCCGGTTCCGCATGGCGCTGGCCCTCTCCTACGCCAAGGGATCGGCGGACTGCGCGCTGGCGGGATCAAGACCACCTTCACCGAGGAGACCGAGACCGACCTGTTCGGTGA